Genomic segment of Acinetobacter larvae:
GTAGCGAAGACTTTAAAAATAACCAATTGGCGATGCAAGCTTTGGTCGATGACCTACAGCAGTTGGCAGGAAAAATCACCTTGGGTGGCGGAGAAAAAGCACGGCAGAAACATCTAGACCGTGGCAAATTATTGCCGCGGCAACGGATTGAGCAGCTCATTGATGTTGGGACAGCCTTCTTAGAAATTGGACAACTGGCAGCCTATGGCGTGTACGAGGATGATATTCCCGCAGCAGGTGTAATTGCGGGTATTGGGCAGGTCAATGGCATTCCCTGTATGATCGTGGCCAATGATGCCACGGTCAAAGGGGGCACGTATTATCCCCTTACCGTGAAAAAACATTTACGCGCACAGGAAATTGCCGAACAAAACCGATTGACCTGTCTTTATCTGGTCGATTCAGGCGGTGCCTATTTACCATTACAAGATCAGGTTTTCCCCGATCGTGATCATTTTGGTCGTATCTTTTATAACCAAGCACGCATGTCCAGTCAGGGCATCGCTCAAATTGCAGTAGTGATGGGAAGTTGTACTGCCGGTGGGGCTTATGTACCTGCCATGTCAGATGAAACCATTATTGTCCGTAATCAAGGCACGATCTTTTTAGGCGGTCCACCCTTGGTCAAAGCAGCGACGGGTGAAGTGGTCAGTAGTGAAGACTTGGGCGGCGCCGATGTACATACTCGCCTTTCTGGCGTCGCGGATCACTTGGCTGAAAATGATGAGCATGCACTGGCGATTGCACGTCAGATTGTCGCCAATTTAAATTTAAACAGTAGCGCATTGCAATCCAATCTACATGCACGCGATATCGATGAACCTCTATTTGATGCCAAAGAGCTCTATGGCGTGATTCCCAGCGATGCACGTAAACCGTTTGATGTACGCGAAGTAATTGCCCGTATTGTTGATGGTTCACGCTTTGATGAGTTTAAGGCTCGTTTCGGTACAACCCTGATCACTGGTTTTGCCCATTTATATGGTATGCCGGTGGGCATTATTGCCAATAACGGTATTTTATTTTCAGAGTCTGCCCAAAAAGCTGCGCACTTTATTGAGCTGTGTACTCAGCGCAAGATTCCTTTGTTATTTATTCAGAATATTACGGGCTTTATGGTTGGACGCCAGTATGAAAATGAAGGTATTGCCAAACATGGCGCTAAATTGGTGATGGCTGTTGCGACCGCCAATGTGCCGAAGATTACCTTGATTATTGGTGGTTCTTTTGGTGCGGGCAACTATGGCATGTGTGGTCGGGCCTATTCACCACGGTTTTTATGGACTTGGCCCAACGCACGGATTTCAGTGATGGGCGGAGAACAAGCTGCCAGTGTGTTATCGACACTAAAACGTGATCAGATTGAGCAAAAAGGTGGGCAATGGTCTGTAGCAGAAGAAGAGCAATTTAAACAGCCTATTCGTGAGCAATATGAGCAACAAGGACATCCTTACTATGCTTCAGCACGCTTATGGGATGATGGGGTGATTGACCCTGCACAAAGCCGTCAAGTTTTGGCACTGAGCTTGGCAGCAAGTTTGAATGCCCCGATTCAAGCAACACAATTTGGCGTATTCCGAATGTAGAGGTGTTTATGCAGACACAAATGTTACAACTCGAACAACAGGGCGCTGTTGCCTATCTTTGGTTAAACCGACCTGAGCTGCACAATGCCTTTAATGCCGAACTGATTGCAGCATTACATCAGCAATTGCAGATGCTCAATCAACGTGATGACATTCGTGTGGTGGTCTTGGCTGGGCGTGGCAAAAGTTTTTCAGCCGGTGCCGATTTAAATTGGATGAAACAAGCTGGGCAAGCCGCAAGCGCAGAGAATCAAGCCGATGCATTTAAACTAGCTGAAATGTTAGCGACATTGGCAACGTTGCGGCAACCCACCATTGCACGTGTACATGGTGCGGCATTGGGCGGTGGTCTGGGCTTAGCAGCGGCTTGTGATATCTGTGTAGCCAGTGCTGCTGCACGTTTTGCCACCTCTGAGGTCCGTTTGGGCTTAGCACCTTCGACCATTAGCCCCTATGTCATTGCCGCAATAGGCGCACGGCAGGCATCGCGTTATTTCCTGACCGCAGAACGTATTTCTGCTGAGCGTGCATATGAGATCGGTTTAGTACACGCCTTGAGTGATGCGGAACATCTCGATCAGACACTTCAGCAGTTGATCAAGGACTTATTACTGGGCGGACCACAGGCACAGCATGCCTCGAAGCAATTGATCCAACAGGTTCGTCAGCGTGACGTCGATCGTGATTTATTACAATACACCGCACAGCATATTGCCGCATTAAGACAAGGTGCAGAAGCCAAAGACGGCTTGCAGGCTTTTCTCCATAAACAACAGCCGAGATGGGTTATAGGCGAGTAATTCGCTCGCCAGAACCAAGACTCTCGCCAGAAAAAAAGATTAAGGATGATGCTATGTTTAAAAAAATTCTCATTGCCAACCGTGGTGAAATTGCCTGTCGTGTGATTCGCACTGCACAAAAGTTGGGCATTGCCACCGTTGCGGTATATTCAGATGCCGATGCCAAGGCACAACACGTCCTGCTTGCAGATGAAGCGATTTATATCGGTGAATCCCCTGCTGCACAAAGTTATTTACAAGTCGAACGCATTATTCAAGCCGCTTTAGACACAGGCAGTGAAGCGATACATCCAGGTTATGGCTTTTTATCTGAGAATGATCAGTTTGCCTTGGCCTGCGAGCAACATCATCTTTGTTTTATTGGTCCGCCAGTTGCAGCAATTTTGGCGATGGGTTTAAAGTCGACCTCTAAAGCCTTGATGGAAAAAGCTGGTGTACCGCTCACACCTGGTTATCATGGTAGCAATCAAGATGCTGATTTTCTTAAGCAACAAGCCGATGCCATTGGCTATCCGCTCTTGATCAAAGCCAGTGCCGGAGGTGGCGGTAAAGGCATGAGCTTGGTTGAGCATAGCGCAGACTTTTTACAGGCTTTAGCATCATGCAAACGGGAAGCTAAATCGAGTTTTGGCAATGATGATGTTTTGATTGAACGCTATGTCATACAGCCTCGACATATCGAGGTACAGATATTTGGCGATCGCCATGGCAATTATGTGCATTTATTTGAACGTGATTGTTCAGTACAACGTCGCCACCAAAAAGTGCTAGAAGAAGCACCAGCACCGCAGATTGCAGAAGAAAAATTAACCGTAATGCGTCAGGCCGCAATAGATGCTGCACGTGCGGTGA
This window contains:
- a CDS encoding carboxyl transferase domain-containing protein, which produces MNQLHSTLNSRSEDFKNNQLAMQALVDDLQQLAGKITLGGGEKARQKHLDRGKLLPRQRIEQLIDVGTAFLEIGQLAAYGVYEDDIPAAGVIAGIGQVNGIPCMIVANDATVKGGTYYPLTVKKHLRAQEIAEQNRLTCLYLVDSGGAYLPLQDQVFPDRDHFGRIFYNQARMSSQGIAQIAVVMGSCTAGGAYVPAMSDETIIVRNQGTIFLGGPPLVKAATGEVVSSEDLGGADVHTRLSGVADHLAENDEHALAIARQIVANLNLNSSALQSNLHARDIDEPLFDAKELYGVIPSDARKPFDVREVIARIVDGSRFDEFKARFGTTLITGFAHLYGMPVGIIANNGILFSESAQKAAHFIELCTQRKIPLLFIQNITGFMVGRQYENEGIAKHGAKLVMAVATANVPKITLIIGGSFGAGNYGMCGRAYSPRFLWTWPNARISVMGGEQAASVLSTLKRDQIEQKGGQWSVAEEEQFKQPIREQYEQQGHPYYASARLWDDGVIDPAQSRQVLALSLAASLNAPIQATQFGVFRM
- a CDS encoding enoyl-CoA hydratase-related protein: MQTQMLQLEQQGAVAYLWLNRPELHNAFNAELIAALHQQLQMLNQRDDIRVVVLAGRGKSFSAGADLNWMKQAGQAASAENQADAFKLAEMLATLATLRQPTIARVHGAALGGGLGLAAACDICVASAAARFATSEVRLGLAPSTISPYVIAAIGARQASRYFLTAERISAERAYEIGLVHALSDAEHLDQTLQQLIKDLLLGGPQAQHASKQLIQQVRQRDVDRDLLQYTAQHIAALRQGAEAKDGLQAFLHKQQPRWVIGE